Proteins encoded in a region of the Elusimicrobiota bacterium genome:
- the rsmE gene encoding Ribosomal RNA small subunit methyltransferase E produces MSQIFIPPENIVGQNFFLENREAHHVLNVLRKKIGDQINLFDGQGRQYIGALTVVDESSSHCRGQIVSEAVPSQHKVALFLFQGFPKGSKFDFVVEKATELGVDGITPFLSDKNPVRTHHEWNSKKQRWERVALAAAKQCGRSTLPAISEPRSLKELEYSLKDGVSFFFSLAPDSKNLRECLDPGKVKNLRKINLIVGPESGFSAMESEWFRTLGCTPLTLGSLTFRSETAGLVGLSIVKYELGLL; encoded by the coding sequence ATGTCACAGATTTTCATACCGCCTGAAAATATTGTCGGCCAAAATTTCTTCTTGGAAAATCGTGAGGCTCATCACGTTTTGAATGTCTTGCGAAAAAAGATCGGTGATCAAATTAATTTGTTTGACGGGCAAGGGCGGCAATATATCGGAGCATTGACGGTTGTGGATGAAAGTTCATCCCACTGTCGAGGTCAGATTGTTTCAGAAGCGGTCCCTTCGCAACACAAGGTGGCTTTGTTCCTTTTTCAAGGTTTTCCCAAGGGATCCAAGTTCGATTTTGTCGTTGAGAAAGCCACAGAGCTCGGAGTTGACGGGATCACTCCCTTTTTGAGTGATAAAAATCCGGTTCGCACCCATCATGAATGGAATTCCAAAAAACAGAGGTGGGAACGGGTGGCCCTGGCCGCCGCCAAGCAATGCGGACGAAGCACCCTTCCCGCGATTTCAGAACCGCGATCCCTTAAAGAGTTGGAATATTCTCTCAAAGACGGCGTTTCGTTCTTTTTTTCTTTGGCGCCCGATTCGAAGAATCTTCGCGAATGCCTGGATCCTGGAAAAGTGAAAAACCTTCGAAAAATCAACTTGATTGTAGGCCCGGAAAGCGGTTTTTCTGCAATGGAATCGGAATGGTTCCGTACCTTGGGATGCACTCCTCTCACCTTGGGATCTCTGACTTTCCGGTCGGAGACAGCCGGTTTGGTGGGGTTGTCGATTGTAAAATATGAGTTGGGACTTCTTTAG
- the mtaB gene encoding Threonylcarbamoyladenosine tRNA methylthiotransferase MtaB, protein MKIWSFTFGCKVNQYETELLRHRLTGSGDVHVQRIEDADLCLINSCSVTSFADRECRKLIRRVLRSNPRARTIVTGCYATRAPEEITKISNRIEIYSNQQKEDLPSCVGFEVSQKPLGIHQFSGRTRAFLKIQDGCRAPCNYCIIPTVRPDMWSKPLPDVLSELEALLNNGYQEIVLTGIRLGLYRGSDGLGGKVDLLGLLKKMVLLNKKFRIRLSSLEVTEVTDRLISFVANEPKICRHFHIPLQSGHSEVLKSMQRWYDLGFYQERVRTVRQFLPDCGITADVMVGYPTETENQFLEACQSIENMELSGLHVFRFSPREGTPASRLKPLAPSVVSHRADVLGQLDQVLRERFYRKFEGSERECLPEPNGEGWTDNYIRVELPLAEVKKGLSLRRVESSQFGRKEIGMVRV, encoded by the coding sequence TTGAAAATTTGGTCTTTTACATTTGGATGCAAGGTCAATCAGTATGAAACTGAACTTTTGCGTCACCGATTAACCGGCTCAGGGGATGTTCATGTTCAGCGCATTGAAGATGCCGATCTTTGCCTCATCAATTCATGCAGCGTGACTTCGTTCGCTGATCGGGAGTGCCGAAAATTAATTCGACGGGTTTTACGTTCCAATCCTCGAGCTCGAACCATCGTGACGGGGTGTTATGCCACCCGGGCTCCTGAGGAAATAACCAAGATTTCCAATCGAATTGAAATCTATTCCAATCAGCAGAAGGAGGATCTCCCCTCTTGTGTGGGTTTTGAGGTGTCTCAGAAACCGTTGGGGATTCATCAATTTTCAGGCCGTACGCGCGCATTTTTAAAAATACAAGATGGTTGTCGCGCCCCTTGTAATTACTGCATCATTCCAACGGTCAGGCCTGATATGTGGAGTAAACCGTTGCCAGACGTCCTCTCTGAACTGGAGGCTCTCTTGAACAATGGATATCAGGAAATTGTCCTGACCGGAATTCGTTTGGGACTTTACCGCGGGAGTGATGGCCTTGGCGGAAAAGTCGACCTTTTGGGACTCTTAAAAAAAATGGTTCTTCTGAATAAAAAATTTCGTATTCGCCTTTCCTCGCTCGAAGTCACGGAGGTAACAGATCGTCTGATTTCATTTGTAGCCAATGAACCGAAAATCTGTCGACATTTTCATATTCCCCTGCAATCGGGGCATTCGGAGGTTTTGAAGTCCATGCAGCGATGGTATGACCTTGGTTTCTATCAGGAACGGGTGAGAACTGTTCGCCAGTTTTTACCTGATTGTGGCATCACGGCCGATGTGATGGTCGGGTATCCAACCGAAACGGAGAACCAATTTCTGGAGGCCTGTCAGAGTATTGAGAACATGGAGCTTTCTGGACTTCATGTTTTTCGGTTTTCACCTCGAGAAGGAACACCAGCTTCTCGATTGAAACCTTTGGCCCCTTCTGTGGTTAGTCATCGAGCGGATGTTTTGGGGCAATTGGATCAAGTGCTTCGGGAACGTTTTTATCGGAAATTTGAAGGGAGTGAACGGGAATGTCTACCGGAACCCAATGGGGAAGGGTGGACGGACAATTATATTCGAGTCGAACTCCCATTGGCAGAAGTTAAGAAAGGTTTGTCACTTAGACGGGTCGAGTCGTCTCAATTCGGGCGAAAAGAAATAGGGATGGTGAGGGTATGA
- a CDS encoding Purine nucleoside phosphoramidase, which produces MNGCIFCKIAAGQIKADVVYTNQQVMAFRDVSPKAPVHILIIPKKHIERLSTISEADFGLVGEIHRVAQWVAKNEKVEESGYRFVTNNGEDAGQSVQHLHYHLLGGRVFNWPPG; this is translated from the coding sequence ATGAACGGTTGTATTTTTTGTAAAATCGCCGCCGGTCAAATCAAGGCTGATGTGGTCTATACCAACCAGCAAGTGATGGCTTTTAGGGACGTGAGTCCCAAAGCCCCTGTCCACATTCTCATCATTCCCAAAAAACATATTGAGCGACTCTCCACGATCAGCGAGGCTGACTTCGGTCTCGTTGGCGAAATTCATCGCGTTGCTCAATGGGTGGCGAAAAATGAGAAGGTTGAAGAATCAGGATACCGTTTTGTCACCAATAACGGGGAAGACGCCGGACAAAGTGTTCAACATTTGCATTACCATTTGCTCGGGGGGCGAGTTTTCAATTGGCCTCCTGGGTAA
- the dnaG_1 gene encoding DNA primase: MFSREQIEQVRSAVDIVETIREYVPSLKSSGRSVKGLCPFHSERTPSFHVHAEKGLFKCFGCGESGDVIAFVSKHEQLSFTEAVQFLADRAGLRIETQRSVEKREPEGLREKLFRVLEAASKIYEDQLWDDRLGGVARGYLDQRGITEQTRQFFHLGYAASTGSSVFEALVKKGFSIELCQQAGLVSRSSAGRFYDPMFGRLIFPIFDGFGHVIGFGGRVLPQLKKPLLGDEMREDDSGPKYLNSPETPVFSKGKSLYGLVQAKPSILSSRKVLVMEGYMDVIGVVQGGVRNAVATLGTAFTRDHAKVLKRYANEITAFFDPDEAGEKAAIRSLEPMIQEDFFPRVVMTNETLDPDEFIGEKGKAVFEELVGTAPDYLSFLLRISQASPGMPLQKKSEVATQILALIAQCPNEILKAEWMGRLAAGLGLRLDSLEEQAKKKKMGKGENLSPGGTLRSPQRTLPSVEEELIQLILLNPSMGRDLDVQPSDFTEERHRKIFVRIQDQFTRTGVLSVPALSDESDESERDWLIRLTMEDREFSDPAEHRDQLVRSIKLKKDRSRFMELSRKMAEGPTDTDLQIEYKELLRRLKGSLSEIKGMVTK, encoded by the coding sequence ATGTTCAGCCGAGAACAAATTGAACAAGTTCGGTCCGCTGTTGATATCGTTGAGACCATTCGGGAGTACGTGCCTTCTCTTAAATCATCGGGAAGGTCGGTGAAGGGACTTTGCCCGTTTCACAGCGAAAGAACGCCCTCTTTTCATGTGCATGCTGAAAAGGGGTTGTTTAAGTGTTTTGGGTGCGGTGAGTCTGGGGATGTGATTGCTTTTGTTTCAAAGCATGAACAGCTCAGTTTCACCGAGGCTGTTCAATTCTTGGCCGATCGCGCCGGGCTTCGAATTGAAACCCAACGTTCCGTTGAGAAGAGAGAACCCGAAGGTTTGAGAGAAAAGTTGTTTCGGGTTCTTGAGGCTGCCTCAAAGATTTACGAAGACCAATTGTGGGATGACCGTCTGGGAGGAGTGGCGCGAGGTTATCTCGATCAACGCGGGATAACGGAGCAGACTCGGCAGTTTTTTCATTTGGGTTATGCCGCCTCAACAGGAAGCAGTGTTTTTGAGGCCCTTGTTAAAAAAGGTTTTTCAATAGAGTTGTGTCAGCAGGCGGGGTTGGTCAGTCGTTCCAGCGCCGGTCGGTTTTACGACCCGATGTTTGGTCGGTTGATCTTTCCCATTTTTGATGGGTTCGGGCATGTTATAGGTTTTGGCGGTCGAGTCCTTCCCCAACTTAAAAAACCTTTATTGGGAGATGAGATGAGGGAGGATGATTCAGGTCCCAAATATCTGAATTCTCCAGAAACACCTGTCTTCTCCAAAGGGAAGTCGCTGTATGGGTTGGTTCAAGCCAAACCATCCATTTTGTCCTCGCGCAAAGTATTGGTAATGGAAGGTTACATGGATGTGATTGGTGTGGTGCAGGGAGGGGTTCGAAACGCGGTGGCCACGTTGGGTACAGCTTTTACTCGAGATCATGCCAAGGTCCTTAAACGTTATGCCAATGAAATAACAGCTTTTTTTGATCCAGATGAAGCGGGGGAAAAGGCGGCGATTCGCAGTTTGGAGCCCATGATTCAAGAGGATTTTTTCCCACGGGTAGTGATGACGAATGAAACACTCGATCCCGATGAGTTCATTGGGGAAAAAGGGAAGGCTGTTTTTGAAGAATTGGTGGGAACTGCGCCAGATTATTTAAGTTTTTTATTAAGGATTTCTCAGGCATCTCCTGGGATGCCGCTGCAGAAAAAATCTGAAGTGGCGACACAAATTTTGGCTCTTATTGCGCAATGCCCCAATGAGATTCTTAAAGCCGAATGGATGGGGCGTCTGGCCGCGGGATTGGGGCTGCGGCTTGATTCATTGGAAGAACAAGCCAAGAAGAAGAAAATGGGGAAGGGAGAAAATCTCTCACCAGGAGGGACGTTGAGATCTCCTCAACGAACCCTTCCCTCTGTTGAGGAAGAGTTGATTCAATTAATTCTTTTAAATCCATCGATGGGAAGAGATTTGGATGTTCAGCCCTCGGATTTCACTGAGGAGCGTCATCGAAAGATATTTGTTCGGATACAAGATCAGTTCACACGGACCGGTGTCCTCTCGGTTCCGGCATTGTCCGATGAGTCAGATGAATCTGAACGAGATTGGCTGATTCGTTTGACCATGGAAGACCGGGAGTTTTCGGATCCCGCGGAACATCGTGATCAGTTGGTCAGAAGTATCAAGCTTAAAAAAGACCGAAGTCGTTTTATGGAGTTAAGTCGAAAAATGGCCGAAGGGCCAACGGATACAGATTTGCAGATTGAGTACAAAGAATTGTTACGACGTTTAAAAGGTTCGCTCAGCGAAATCAAGGGAATGGTGACAAAATGA
- the rpoD gene encoding RNA polymerase sigma factor RpoD, with protein MIQQHNKSIIDNDVLMKGLISQGKEAGYITYEEIMRRLPENTTPEDLDNFFGQLEEMGIQVLEGEDTGRAKPIVPEGTPQPEIELDTQNSIRMYLSEMGRVPLLTREQEVTLSRNIKEHEKELRLLVLQSPITLREISNWQTLLEQDEMTPKELMPRGRKTTAELSRMKVKVKQVAQSIQKSEKVINSLTEKIQTPNLPLKTKAKLQLQLDQESKHIVNEIIGLNLNQDKIKRLTNKIKTIALKIRECEEELVRYEKRLNMPCAELTSVYDKVLAKKVTPAAFKKLTGYTLTAIESTMENIKAVESRRIRILQVLPVSRDNIIDLDIKIRNLEEAILKDKLKLIRANLRLVVSIAKKHVGASNLELPDLIQEGGLGLIKAVEKFEWRRGFKFSTYATWWIRQSINRAIADQARTIRIPVHMKEIISKLTKVARKSRQELGRDPTLDEYSKALRLSIDKVRGILRIMQDPVSLATPVGEDEDSYLEEFIEDEGSSEPSEGAQDFLRHREVEKALSSLSEREAQIIRLRFGIGTGYPRTLEELGRIFNVTRERVRQIEAKAIRKLRHPSRSRVLKEYLEN; from the coding sequence ATGATCCAACAACATAACAAGTCCATCATCGATAATGATGTGTTGATGAAGGGACTCATCAGTCAAGGAAAAGAAGCCGGTTACATCACGTATGAAGAAATTATGCGCCGTCTGCCGGAGAATACGACGCCAGAAGATTTGGATAATTTCTTTGGTCAATTGGAAGAAATGGGAATTCAAGTTCTTGAAGGTGAGGATACCGGGCGGGCCAAGCCCATCGTTCCTGAGGGAACACCTCAACCTGAGATTGAGTTGGATACTCAAAATTCCATCCGAATGTATTTGTCTGAAATGGGACGCGTTCCGCTTTTAACGCGCGAGCAGGAAGTTACTTTGTCTCGAAATATTAAAGAGCATGAAAAAGAATTGCGACTTTTGGTTCTCCAGTCTCCTATTACCCTTCGCGAAATTAGCAATTGGCAAACCCTTCTCGAACAAGACGAAATGACCCCGAAAGAACTCATGCCGCGTGGTCGAAAGACAACCGCTGAACTGAGTCGAATGAAGGTGAAAGTAAAACAGGTGGCGCAATCAATCCAGAAGAGTGAGAAGGTTATCAACTCTCTGACGGAGAAAATTCAAACACCGAACTTGCCGCTTAAAACGAAAGCCAAACTTCAACTTCAATTGGATCAGGAGAGCAAGCATATTGTTAATGAGATTATTGGTCTCAATCTCAATCAGGACAAGATTAAGCGTTTGACCAATAAGATTAAAACCATTGCCCTCAAAATTCGGGAATGTGAGGAAGAATTGGTCCGTTATGAAAAACGACTGAATATGCCATGCGCGGAGCTGACCAGTGTCTATGATAAGGTTTTGGCCAAGAAGGTAACACCGGCCGCGTTCAAGAAATTGACCGGTTATACGTTAACGGCCATAGAATCCACCATGGAGAACATTAAGGCCGTTGAGAGTCGCCGAATCCGAATTCTCCAAGTCCTTCCTGTCTCAAGAGACAATATCATTGATCTTGATATAAAGATCCGAAATCTTGAGGAGGCCATTCTCAAGGATAAGTTAAAGCTCATTCGCGCCAATCTGCGGTTGGTGGTTTCGATTGCCAAGAAACATGTGGGAGCGTCGAACCTTGAACTTCCGGATCTCATTCAAGAGGGTGGTTTGGGGCTTATCAAAGCTGTGGAAAAGTTTGAATGGAGACGCGGATTTAAGTTTTCAACTTACGCCACTTGGTGGATTCGTCAATCCATCAATCGTGCCATTGCCGATCAGGCCCGCACGATTCGAATACCCGTTCACATGAAGGAAATTATTTCGAAATTGACGAAGGTGGCCCGCAAATCACGTCAGGAATTGGGTCGTGATCCAACATTGGATGAATATTCCAAGGCTCTGCGCCTCTCCATTGACAAGGTTCGGGGAATTCTTAGGATTATGCAGGATCCTGTTTCGTTGGCCACTCCCGTTGGAGAAGATGAGGATTCTTATCTTGAAGAGTTTATCGAGGATGAGGGGAGTTCTGAGCCCTCTGAAGGCGCCCAAGACTTTTTGCGCCATCGGGAGGTCGAGAAGGCTCTATCGTCTTTAAGCGAACGGGAGGCGCAAATCATACGTCTTCGTTTTGGTATCGGGACGGGTTACCCCCGAACATTGGAAGAATTGGGACGAATTTTTAATGTGACACGTGAACGCGTTCGTCAAATTGAAGCCAAAGCCATTCGGAAATTGCGCCATCCATCTCGCAGTCGAGTGTTGAAAGAGTATTTGGAGAACTGA
- the mraZ gene encoding Transcriptional regulator MraZ, whose protein sequence is MWITWWKLGITWEDGLFLGTYEYAIDAKGRLFLPAKLREGELTKGGNFVVTRGLEMCLYIYDAETFHGPLLKRLENLPVKNQQDGRAFKRLLLAGAQEVALDDMGRLVIPKSLMEYADLKKEVSILGVGERIELWSSSRWGAYSRKATGTFQKMGKHLEI, encoded by the coding sequence TTGTGGATAACCTGGTGGAAACTGGGGATAACCTGGGAGGATGGATTGTTTTTAGGGACGTACGAATATGCCATTGACGCAAAGGGACGATTGTTTCTCCCCGCAAAACTCAGAGAAGGTGAGTTGACCAAGGGAGGAAATTTTGTGGTCACTCGGGGGCTCGAAATGTGCCTTTATATATATGACGCAGAAACTTTTCATGGGCCATTGTTGAAGCGCTTGGAGAATTTGCCTGTGAAAAATCAACAAGATGGCCGTGCTTTTAAACGGTTGTTGTTGGCTGGAGCTCAAGAAGTGGCATTGGATGACATGGGGAGATTGGTGATCCCGAAGTCCTTAATGGAATATGCCGATTTGAAAAAAGAGGTGTCAATCCTTGGGGTTGGAGAACGGATTGAATTGTGGTCTTCCTCTCGATGGGGCGCTTACAGTCGAAAGGCCACAGGAACATTCCAGAAAATGGGCAAACATTTGGAAATTTAA
- the rsmH gene encoding Ribosomal RNA small subunit methyltransferase H translates to MVEAHKSVLLKEAIEWLNVKPNGLYVDGTLGLGGHAEAIAQRLGEHGRLLGLDVDSKNLAKAERLLQPFGKLIRTKQINFRELNKALVQEGWDGVDGLLFDLGVASPQLESAERGFSFQSEGPLDMRLDPSHGKSAYEFLSTIKEEKLVSLLKEFGEERNAHRLARSILFEVSQGRLNTTRELATLCSRYCTRGGKSHPATRVFLALRSMVNDELGALEDLLSQSPDALKIGGRLVIISFHSLEDRKVKEKFRVLSREPSLNGNRFVVLTKKPVVPSFEEQRENPRARSAKLRVLERVA, encoded by the coding sequence TTGGTCGAGGCACACAAAAGCGTTTTATTAAAAGAAGCGATTGAATGGCTTAACGTTAAACCCAATGGTTTGTATGTGGATGGAACCCTGGGGTTGGGCGGGCATGCCGAAGCGATCGCGCAAAGGTTGGGGGAACATGGTCGATTACTCGGTTTGGATGTGGATTCTAAAAATTTGGCAAAGGCAGAACGCCTTTTGCAACCTTTCGGAAAATTGATTCGTACAAAGCAGATCAATTTTCGAGAATTAAACAAAGCTCTTGTCCAAGAAGGGTGGGACGGTGTTGATGGGTTGTTATTTGATTTGGGTGTGGCCAGTCCACAGTTGGAGAGTGCTGAGCGGGGATTTAGTTTTCAAAGCGAAGGCCCCTTGGATATGCGCCTTGACCCTTCCCATGGGAAATCCGCCTATGAGTTTCTTTCAACCATAAAAGAAGAGAAACTGGTCTCTCTACTAAAAGAGTTCGGGGAAGAGAGAAATGCCCATCGATTGGCGCGCTCGATCCTTTTTGAAGTGTCTCAAGGAAGACTCAACACCACCCGTGAATTGGCGACACTTTGTTCAAGATATTGCACCCGAGGGGGAAAAAGTCATCCGGCCACGCGTGTTTTTTTGGCCCTTCGTTCTATGGTGAATGATGAACTGGGAGCGCTTGAAGATCTCCTCTCTCAATCTCCCGACGCATTGAAGATTGGGGGGAGATTGGTCATTATTTCTTTTCATTCACTTGAAGATAGAAAAGTGAAAGAAAAGTTTAGAGTTCTTTCACGAGAACCCTCGTTGAATGGAAACCGATTTGTGGTTCTTACCAAAAAACCGGTGGTTCCATCTTTTGAAGAACAACGAGAAAACCCGCGAGCAAGAAGCGCCAAACTTCGAGTTTTAGAAAGAGTTGCTTGA
- the spoVD gene encoding Stage V sporulation protein D, with translation MKARFLLVRFFVLLAFSSLGFRLVYVQGVLRSELEERADRQCPVKSSSKEVRHRIEDRNGLTLAETVQVSSCFVDPSLIKDKARTVKKLALALGVNESQLEKRLNKSKGSFLWVKRGVPSPLVEKIKELDLPGVGFKQEKRRHYPLGVLGSHLLGFVGYEGKGLSGIESAFENVLSDQTENEEKPGGNVQLTLDATIQKIAESELEWGVKKTKSKKGMVVIQDPISGEILAMASWPPVSLDPDNPSMPGELRVPCLVDTFEPGSTFKIVTGAAAIEEKLFSGKEVFDGENGAWKIPGITIHDHEPLKRMTFEDIFVHSSNIGTGKIADRLGNAKLYQYARLFGFGVQPGSGLVGEAKGALRTLNKWSGVSKYVVSFGQELSVSPLQLVGAYSALANGGVLMEPKLVKRIVDDKGTSLWTSRSAEVRRVVSVETAKKMTEVLVHVVERGTGINAKIQWDPHTQVAGKTGTAQKWDSVLRRYHPTLTLVSFCGFFPAFNPKYTIVVILDEPAGRSWGGLDAAPIFRRIAEKLGTKAVAMVNQNQGATL, from the coding sequence ATGAAGGCCCGGTTTTTACTGGTGCGATTTTTTGTTTTATTGGCATTTTCATCATTGGGGTTTCGATTGGTTTATGTGCAAGGTGTGTTGCGCTCTGAGCTTGAAGAACGTGCCGATCGGCAGTGTCCTGTTAAATCTTCATCCAAAGAGGTCCGTCATCGAATAGAGGACCGCAATGGCCTAACTTTGGCTGAAACAGTTCAAGTGTCATCCTGTTTTGTAGATCCCTCTTTGATCAAAGATAAAGCTCGAACCGTTAAAAAGTTGGCGCTCGCACTTGGAGTCAATGAGTCCCAGTTGGAAAAACGGTTGAATAAATCAAAAGGTTCTTTTCTTTGGGTGAAAAGAGGGGTTCCATCCCCACTTGTGGAGAAAATCAAGGAGCTGGATTTACCAGGAGTTGGATTCAAACAAGAAAAAAGACGCCATTACCCTTTGGGGGTTTTGGGGAGTCATTTGTTGGGATTTGTTGGTTATGAAGGAAAAGGATTGTCTGGGATTGAGAGCGCGTTTGAAAATGTTTTATCTGATCAAACCGAAAATGAAGAAAAACCAGGAGGGAACGTTCAACTCACTTTGGATGCGACTATTCAGAAAATCGCAGAGAGTGAGTTGGAGTGGGGTGTAAAAAAGACCAAATCAAAAAAAGGAATGGTTGTCATTCAAGATCCCATAAGTGGGGAAATATTGGCGATGGCTTCATGGCCACCCGTGTCTTTGGATCCTGATAATCCTTCTATGCCGGGTGAATTGCGCGTTCCATGTTTGGTGGATACCTTTGAACCTGGATCCACTTTTAAAATCGTCACGGGTGCGGCTGCCATTGAAGAAAAATTGTTTTCAGGGAAGGAAGTATTTGATGGGGAAAACGGTGCCTGGAAGATTCCTGGCATCACCATACACGATCATGAACCACTCAAGCGTATGACCTTTGAAGATATTTTTGTTCACTCTTCCAATATTGGAACTGGCAAGATTGCCGATCGGTTGGGGAATGCGAAATTGTACCAATACGCCAGGCTTTTTGGATTTGGTGTTCAACCGGGATCGGGTTTGGTGGGCGAAGCGAAGGGAGCCCTTCGGACTCTCAATAAGTGGAGTGGCGTCTCCAAGTATGTGGTTTCTTTTGGTCAAGAATTGAGTGTTTCACCTCTGCAGTTGGTGGGAGCTTATTCTGCCCTCGCAAATGGCGGAGTTCTTATGGAGCCGAAACTCGTGAAACGAATTGTTGATGATAAGGGCACATCGCTGTGGACTTCAAGATCCGCGGAAGTTCGCCGAGTCGTTTCTGTTGAAACAGCAAAAAAAATGACAGAGGTATTGGTTCACGTGGTTGAGCGTGGAACTGGGATTAATGCAAAAATTCAATGGGATCCGCACACACAAGTTGCCGGGAAAACTGGGACTGCCCAAAAGTGGGACAGTGTTCTTCGACGTTATCATCCCACCTTAACATTGGTTTCATTTTGTGGTTTTTTTCCGGCCTTTAATCCCAAATACACCATAGTGGTTATTTTGGACGAGCCTGCCGGTCGAAGTTGGGGAGGGTTGGATGCCGCTCCCATTTTTCGGCGTATCGCCGAAAAATTAGGGACGAAGGCTGTGGCGATGGTGAATCAAAATCAAGGGGCCACCCTATGA
- the murE gene encoding UDP-N-acetylmuramoyl-L-alanyl-D-glutamate--2,6-diaminopimelate ligase produces MMLNDLLKKSGIVHEIAPDVEVSGLAYDSRLVKNGHLFFAIQGANSDGHNFMNEVSNQGACAAVVERQTPCRLPVIQVESVLVALSKIANQFFEQPSMKIPVIGITGTNGKTTVTYLIEEILKSMGKSCGVLGTVNYRLGKDIRPAPNTTPMSLDIQSFLSLALERKAEAVVMEVSSHALELNRVDDVRFSVGVFTNLTQDHLDFHGSMENYFQAKRKLFIRPDAPKAVINIDDEFGVRLAEEIKGALSFGQNNQARLRASEVTCDLSGNRFKLQSPSGKVFDISNNLLGMHNVSNCLAAAGALLEHGLAEEDIVSGLNRKITVPGRLERVESGQEFVVVVDYAHTHDALAQVLTTLRNTGPKRLLCVFGAGGNRDKTKRPKMGDVAVQLADEVFVTSDNPRFEDPADIVKDIEAGIEKTGKKNYHIILDREEAIRMALSKAKPGDAVLIAGKGHETYQIFGNKKVHFSDLEMARKLLRS; encoded by the coding sequence ATGATGTTAAATGACTTATTAAAGAAAAGTGGAATTGTTCACGAGATTGCCCCGGATGTTGAGGTTTCTGGATTGGCCTATGATTCGCGTTTGGTTAAAAACGGACATCTTTTTTTTGCCATTCAAGGAGCGAATTCAGATGGGCATAATTTTATGAATGAAGTCTCCAATCAAGGCGCTTGCGCCGCTGTGGTGGAAAGACAAACCCCATGTCGTTTGCCGGTCATACAAGTGGAATCGGTTTTGGTGGCGTTATCAAAAATAGCGAATCAATTTTTTGAACAGCCTTCAATGAAAATTCCTGTCATTGGAATTACCGGTACCAATGGAAAAACCACCGTTACATATTTAATTGAAGAGATTTTAAAGTCTATGGGAAAATCTTGCGGGGTTTTGGGGACAGTGAACTATCGTCTAGGAAAGGACATTCGTCCTGCTCCGAACACCACTCCGATGTCATTGGATATTCAATCCTTTTTATCGCTTGCTCTTGAAAGAAAAGCAGAAGCCGTCGTAATGGAGGTATCTTCTCATGCGCTTGAACTCAATAGAGTTGATGATGTCCGTTTTTCTGTGGGAGTTTTTACCAATCTCACACAAGATCATTTGGATTTTCATGGATCCATGGAGAATTACTTTCAGGCAAAAAGAAAATTATTCATTCGTCCCGATGCCCCCAAAGCTGTTATTAATATCGATGATGAATTTGGGGTTCGGTTGGCCGAGGAAATAAAGGGAGCATTGTCTTTTGGACAGAACAATCAAGCGCGTTTAAGGGCAAGTGAAGTCACCTGTGATTTATCGGGGAATCGATTTAAACTACAGTCCCCTTCGGGAAAGGTCTTCGATATTTCGAACAATTTGTTGGGGATGCACAATGTGTCAAATTGTTTGGCGGCCGCAGGCGCCCTTTTAGAGCATGGATTGGCCGAAGAAGATATCGTGTCGGGCCTCAATAGGAAAATAACCGTTCCCGGTCGGTTGGAGCGGGTTGAATCGGGACAGGAGTTTGTGGTGGTGGTGGATTATGCGCATACCCATGATGCGTTGGCTCAAGTCTTAACAACATTGCGGAACACGGGCCCCAAGAGACTTTTGTGTGTGTTTGGTGCGGGGGGAAATCGAGATAAAACCAAACGTCCGAAAATGGGAGATGTGGCCGTCCAATTGGCTGATGAAGTCTTTGTCACCTCAGACAATCCTCGGTTTGAGGATCCCGCCGACATCGTTAAAGATATTGAAGCTGGAATAGAAAAAACAGGGAAGAAAAATTACCACATTATTTTGGACCGGGAAGAGGCTATTCGTATGGCTCTGTCGAAGGCTAAGCCGGGAGACGCGGTATTGATCGCCGGAAAAGGGCATGAGACCTACCAAATTTTTGGAAATAAAAAGGTTCATTTTTCTGATTTAGAAATGGCGCGGAAGTTATTGAGGTCATGA